Below is a genomic region from Rosa chinensis cultivar Old Blush chromosome 5, RchiOBHm-V2, whole genome shotgun sequence.
CCGCGGTTCCTTAATTGACAGGTTTGAACCTAATTGAGTACGTACTTGTTAATATATTTGATAAACAACACAAGATAATGTACACTTTGTAAACAAATCAAACAGATTCTAAATTCTCAGTAAAGGCAATTGGAGTTTAGCATCACCTCCTAACCCTCCGTGCTAACTTTTAAGCTACATTCCACAGGGTATTTAACAATGGGGTATAAAGAATTGAATGACGATTACAAAGAAATGTACAAGAAGGTCCATAACTATGATTTGGTACCATTTGTGGATTCTGCTAATGCAAGAGGCCTCTGTGAGTCTGGGAGGTGTTGGACATACAAGTCATGTAACATTCGAATGTATTCATCAATTTTATCAGCTGTCCAATCATCAGTGCTTATTGGAGAAAGATACTTTATTGTTAAAGGTGTTGGTCGAACGCGTAAGCTACCCTTCCTCCATGCTCGATGGGTACCTATAAGGACAATGGGAACTATTGGGAGGCGTGTTTGTAATGCCAGATGAATAAAGCCCTGCAAGGCCAAAGTGGCAAGAATGACATTATGCTTTGATGTAGAGCACAAATAAAAAGGGTAAAGAAATGAACCAGAATCAAGATGTCATCATCTAATGACGAGCAAGACTTAAGTAAGGCATATGACTATTGCTACATAAGACATTAAGACTGATTACAAAACATACGCTATGAGGGTTACCAATGTTTTTCTCATTCACAAGCAACTGCCTATTTGACCAGGGTACCATGAAGTGATGCCAGAATCATTGGACTGGGACTGCATGATTATGTTCCGAAGGTCAACGAAGTAACATATTTCAACATGTTATTGAAAATTACCTTTTTAAAAGGGAGTAGTCTTCCATCTGCTGACCTGGTGCCCTCAGGAAAGATGATCAAAGAAAGTTTTTTTCTCACGACTGCCTGAGCTGCCTGAACAAGAGAAGGGTCAAAGTTCAAGTATGTAGTCAAAATCCTATATAATGTGAAGTAAAAAGGATATATACCTCTTTCAGAGATTCAATGGCTGCTGTTGGATTGGAGCGATCTATGCGAAGATGGTTGGCCAGTACATAAAGTTGTCCAAATAGGGGATACCATATGACCTGCATAGAAAGATATCCCAGTAATTGCTCTTTCCCTAAAGTCATTTTCTCTAGTAAGAGCACACCTGCTATTTGAACAGGCAGAAATTCATTGTTCAATTTAGTTATATAATTGTGTGAAGTTCCATGCATATAATTCTCTTTTTAAGTAGAGATCTTAAGGAATCTAAACATTGTACCTCCTTTTTCGCAATACCGACAGTGCCTGTGGGAGTCAACCACATGATAGGGAAAATATCTAAAGGAGAAGCATGATTACTGATAAAAATTGCCCTCTT
It encodes:
- the LOC112167028 gene encoding 1-acyl-sn-glycerol-3-phosphate acyltransferase isoform X2 — protein: MENSGSSSILRNRSFLNTSSGPTAEGASKILEKDVGQKLRRLEVDVNEDGFGSKLISCVRIVTCFVTMMVTTLIWALIMLVLLPWPYERIRQGNVYGHVTGRLMMRILGNPVQIEGAEFANKRAIFISNHASPLDIFPIMWLTPTGTVGIAKKEVIWYPLFGQLYVLANHLRIDRSNPTAAIESLKEAAQAVVRKKLSLIIFPEGTRSADGRLLPFKKGFIHLALQTRLPIVPIVLIGTHRAWRKGSLRVRPTPLTIKYLSPISTDDWTADKIDEYIRMLHDLYVQHLPDSQRPLALAESTNGTKS
- the LOC112167028 gene encoding 1-acyl-sn-glycerol-3-phosphate acyltransferase isoform X1; its protein translation is MYVLSLVLVSLMENSGSSSILRNRSFLNTSSGPTAEGASKILEKDVGQKLRRLEVDVNEDGFGSKLISCVRIVTCFVTMMVTTLIWALIMLVLLPWPYERIRQGNVYGHVTGRLMMRILGNPVQIEGAEFANKRAIFISNHASPLDIFPIMWLTPTGTVGIAKKEVIWYPLFGQLYVLANHLRIDRSNPTAAIESLKEAAQAVVRKKLSLIIFPEGTRSADGRLLPFKKGFIHLALQTRLPIVPIVLIGTHRAWRKGSLRVRPTPLTIKYLSPISTDDWTADKIDEYIRMLHDLYVQHLPDSQRPLALAESTNGTKS